Proteins encoded in a region of the Trueperaceae bacterium genome:
- a CDS encoding GNAT family N-acetyltransferase, whose protein sequence is MRPAGPADRAALARVAHATGYFGASAERYFPDAELFARLWVDPYLAGVGCCNLVAEAEGAVVGYVVGACDLPRYRCHLAGQVPHLVASLVRGEFPRWRGCLPFLARAARWPGRSAPDDRFPAHLHVNLLTAARGRGVGRALLAAHLDCLARRGVVGVQLSTTTENAAAVALYAKLGFGVWREYESPLWRPWLGRPATHLVMTKTLTDAGPAGPGAS, encoded by the coding sequence ATCCGGCCCGCGGGACCTGCCGATAGGGCGGCGCTGGCCCGCGTGGCGCACGCGACCGGCTACTTCGGCGCCTCCGCCGAGCGCTACTTCCCCGACGCCGAGCTGTTCGCCCGCCTCTGGGTGGACCCGTACCTGGCGGGCGTGGGCTGCTGCAACCTCGTGGCGGAGGCGGAGGGCGCCGTCGTCGGCTACGTGGTGGGCGCCTGCGACCTGCCGCGCTACAGGTGCCACCTGGCGGGGCAGGTGCCACACCTCGTGGCGAGCCTCGTCCGGGGCGAGTTCCCGCGCTGGCGCGGCTGCCTGCCGTTCCTCGCCAGGGCGGCGCGCTGGCCGGGCCGCTCGGCGCCGGACGACCGGTTCCCGGCCCACCTTCACGTCAACCTGCTGACCGCCGCCCGCGGGCGCGGGGTCGGCCGCGCGCTCCTGGCGGCGCACCTCGACTGCCTCGCGCGCCGCGGCGTGGTGGGCGTCCAGCTCTCGACCACCACCGAGAACGCGGCGGCGGTCGCGCTCTACGCGAAGCTCGGCTTCGGCGTCTGGCGTGAGTACGAGAGCCCGCTCTGGCGCCCCTGGCTTGGGCGGCCGGCCACCCACCTCGTCATGACGAAGACGTTGACGGACGCGGGGCCCGCCGGCCCCGGCGCGAGCTAG
- a CDS encoding aldo/keto reductase: MDTRKIGSLDVSVIGLGCNNFGGRIDEAATKRVVDAAIAAGVTFFDTADIYGGTRSEEFLGRVLEGRRDAVVLATKFGMAAKDTSVTGGARPEYVRRALEDSLRRLRTDHVDLYQLHEPDANTPVADTLGALHEAVEAGLVREIGCSNFGVAQLEEAAAASRQHGWPRFASVQNEYSLLRREPERGVLAACARLGVAFLPYYPLFAGILTGKYRRDEPNPAGTRVTGAERWEKHLTHDLYDLLEELAGFAADHGRELLDLAFAWLLAEPAVASVIAGATSASQVERNARSAAWRLTPTERATVTDLLAARGF; encoded by the coding sequence ATGGACACGCGCAAGATCGGTTCGCTCGACGTCTCAGTCATCGGCCTCGGCTGCAACAACTTCGGCGGCCGCATCGACGAGGCCGCCACGAAGCGGGTGGTGGACGCGGCCATCGCCGCGGGCGTCACCTTCTTCGACACGGCCGACATCTACGGCGGCACCCGCAGCGAGGAGTTCCTCGGCCGGGTGCTCGAGGGTCGCCGCGACGCCGTCGTCCTCGCCACCAAGTTCGGGATGGCCGCCAAGGACACGAGCGTCACGGGTGGCGCGCGCCCCGAGTACGTGCGGCGCGCCCTCGAGGACAGCCTCCGGCGGTTGCGGACGGATCACGTCGACCTCTACCAGCTGCACGAGCCGGACGCGAACACGCCGGTGGCCGACACGCTCGGCGCCCTTCACGAGGCCGTCGAGGCCGGGCTGGTCCGCGAGATCGGCTGCTCCAACTTCGGCGTGGCGCAGCTGGAGGAGGCCGCTGCGGCCTCCCGCCAACACGGCTGGCCCCGCTTCGCGAGCGTCCAGAACGAGTACTCCCTGCTCAGGCGCGAACCGGAGCGCGGGGTGCTCGCCGCCTGCGCGCGCCTAGGCGTGGCGTTCCTCCCCTACTACCCCCTCTTCGCGGGCATCCTCACCGGCAAGTACCGCCGCGACGAGCCGAACCCCGCGGGCACGCGCGTCACGGGCGCCGAGCGCTGGGAGAAGCACCTCACGCACGACCTCTACGACCTGCTCGAGGAGCTCGCCGGGTTCGCGGCCGATCACGGCCGCGAACTCCTCGACCTGGCGTTCGCGTGGCTCCTCGCCGAACCGGCCGTCGCCAGCGTCATAGCCGGCGCCACCAGCGCCTCGCAGGTGGAGCGCAACGCGCGCAGCGCCGCCTGGCGCCTCACGCCCACGGAGCGCGCCACCGTCACGGACCTGCTCGCGGCTCGCGGCTTCTAG